A region of Frederiksenia canicola DNA encodes the following proteins:
- the rbsB gene encoding ribose ABC transporter substrate-binding protein RbsB: MKKLTSLAMALGLAFSANAMAKDTIALAISTLDNPFFVTLKEGAEKKAKDLGYELVVLDSQNDPAKELANVEDVTVRGAKVLLINPTDSEAVGNAVAMANKKNIPVITLDRGANKGTVVSHIASDNVAGGKMAGDFIAEKVGKNAKVIQLEGIAGTSAARERGEGFKQAVAANQFDLLASQPADFDRTKGLNVMENLLASHGAAKAVFAQNDEMALGALRAIKAAGKDIIVVGFDGTDDAVKAVQGGKLAATIAQQPEKIGELGVETADKVLKGEKVEAQVPVPLKVISK; the protein is encoded by the coding sequence ATGAAAAAATTAACTTCACTTGCAATGGCTTTAGGTTTGGCATTCAGTGCAAATGCAATGGCGAAAGACACGATCGCTCTCGCTATTTCAACGTTAGACAATCCTTTCTTCGTGACCTTAAAAGAAGGGGCGGAGAAAAAAGCCAAAGATTTAGGCTATGAATTAGTAGTATTGGATTCGCAAAACGACCCTGCAAAAGAGCTTGCTAATGTCGAAGATGTGACCGTGCGTGGTGCGAAAGTGTTACTCATCAACCCTACGGATTCTGAAGCGGTTGGCAATGCTGTAGCAATGGCGAACAAGAAAAATATCCCTGTCATTACCTTAGACCGTGGAGCAAACAAAGGCACCGTTGTCAGCCACATCGCTTCTGACAACGTTGCGGGCGGCAAAATGGCAGGGGATTTCATCGCAGAGAAAGTGGGCAAAAACGCCAAAGTGATCCAGCTTGAAGGCATCGCAGGCACGTCTGCTGCACGTGAACGTGGGGAAGGTTTCAAACAAGCGGTAGCTGCGAACCAGTTTGACTTATTGGCAAGCCAACCGGCTGACTTCGACCGAACCAAAGGCTTAAACGTAATGGAAAACTTACTCGCCAGCCACGGTGCTGCGAAGGCAGTATTCGCTCAAAACGATGAAATGGCATTAGGTGCCTTGCGTGCGATTAAAGCGGCAGGCAAAGACATCATTGTAGTTGGCTTTGATGGCACAGACGACGCGGTGAAAGCGGTTCAAGGTGGCAAATTAGCTGCAACTATCGCTCAACAGCCTGAAAAAATCGGCGAACTTGGCGTGGAAACGGCGGATAAAGTGCTAAAAGGCGAAAAAGTTGAAGCACAAGTCCCAGTGCCGTTGAAAGTGATTTCAAAATAA
- the rbsK gene encoding ribokinase, with translation MNSKLCVLGSINVDHVIRVPYFPKAGETLTGYGYQIAYGGKGANQAVAAARLGANVQFIGTIGDDQIGQAMKSAFAQDGIDTSPITTIPNQSTGLAMIQVSEEGENSIVISAGANADLTPSLVEQHKAVIEQAEILLMQLESPLQAVELAAKIAKNAGTRVVLNPAPAQALPESLLSSVDMITPNETEAEILTGVKVYDEQTACQAAEHFHQLGIETVLITLGSKGVYVSEKGQGQIIPGFRVKAVDTTAAGDTFNAGVVTGLLEGRALSDAIRFAHAAAALSVTRMGAQTAIPTRAETDDFLTSY, from the coding sequence ATGAACAGCAAACTTTGTGTATTAGGCAGTATCAATGTTGATCACGTTATCCGTGTACCTTATTTTCCCAAAGCAGGTGAAACCCTGACTGGCTATGGCTATCAAATTGCCTACGGCGGCAAAGGGGCGAATCAAGCTGTGGCGGCGGCTCGTTTAGGTGCAAATGTCCAATTTATTGGCACGATTGGTGATGACCAAATCGGACAAGCGATGAAATCGGCGTTTGCCCAAGATGGCATTGATACTTCGCCGATCACCACTATCCCTAACCAAAGTACGGGCTTGGCGATGATTCAAGTCTCGGAAGAGGGTGAGAACAGTATTGTGATTTCCGCAGGGGCAAATGCTGATCTCACACCATCCTTGGTGGAGCAGCACAAAGCGGTGATTGAGCAGGCGGAGATTTTACTAATGCAGCTTGAAAGTCCATTACAGGCGGTCGAATTAGCAGCAAAAATTGCAAAAAATGCAGGCACAAGAGTAGTGCTTAACCCTGCGCCTGCTCAGGCGTTGCCTGAAAGTTTGTTGTCGTCGGTGGATATGATTACGCCAAACGAAACCGAAGCAGAGATTCTCACTGGCGTAAAAGTATATGATGAACAGACCGCTTGCCAAGCGGCCGAACATTTCCATCAACTCGGTATCGAAACCGTGTTGATTACCCTTGGCTCCAAAGGCGTCTATGTGAGCGAAAAAGGGCAAGGGCAGATCATTCCGGGCTTTCGTGTTAAAGCAGTTGATACTACCGCCGCGGGAGACACCTTCAACGCTGGCGTCGTAACAGGCTTACTAGAAGGCAGAGCCTTGAGTGACGCCATCCGCTTTGCCCACGCCGCCGCTGCTCTCTCGGTCACTCGAATGGGAGCCCAAACCGCCATTCCTACTCGAGCAGAAACGGATGATTTTTTGACTTCGTACTAA
- the tusB gene encoding sulfurtransferase complex subunit TusB, with protein MLYTFSQTHYDPDELQQILACVSENDAVVLWQNGVLQAVRSPQFFANVPNVFVLENDAHARNLHIEIPTVSLHQFVELTVSYHPHIAL; from the coding sequence ATGCTCTATACATTTTCCCAAACTCATTATGATCCCGATGAACTCCAGCAAATATTGGCATGCGTCAGCGAAAATGATGCCGTTGTACTATGGCAAAATGGGGTACTACAAGCGGTCAGATCCCCTCAATTTTTTGCAAATGTACCCAACGTATTTGTGTTGGAAAATGACGCTCATGCCCGAAATCTACATATTGAAATTCCCACAGTCTCATTACATCAATTCGTTGAACTGACAGTGAGCTACCATCCACACATTGCTTTATAG
- the tusC gene encoding sulfurtransferase complex subunit TusC: MKKYQLAILFTQAPFGTSTSREGLDALLAASAFIDESEIAICFLHDGVFNLLANQQPDLIMQKDHISTFKLIELYELTECFICQESVQKRRLEEQDWLLGTAQFVSYSQILDVLTHSEKVLTF, encoded by the coding sequence ATGAAAAAATATCAACTTGCTATTCTCTTCACCCAAGCACCATTTGGAACATCCACTAGCAGAGAAGGGTTAGATGCTCTGCTTGCGGCAAGTGCGTTCATTGACGAAAGCGAAATTGCTATCTGCTTTTTACATGACGGCGTGTTCAATTTGCTAGCAAATCAACAGCCAGATCTGATTATGCAGAAAGACCATATTTCGACCTTTAAATTGATCGAACTGTATGAATTAACGGAATGTTTCATCTGCCAAGAAAGCGTACAAAAACGCCGTCTTGAAGAACAAGACTGGCTGCTGGGTACCGCCCAATTTGTTTCATACTCACAAATTTTGGATGTACTAACACACTCAGAAAAGGTACTCACTTTTTAA
- the tusD gene encoding sulfurtransferase complex subunit TusD, which yields MNYVLAIKGEVYGSQAAYLAYQVAEELLASRHTISQIFFFQNGVSNANRLVEPASDEVNLVEKWQKLAERHSLPLHLCISAAQRRGITEQNLAKGFILAGLGEFTQATLTADRLLTF from the coding sequence ATGAATTATGTGTTAGCCATTAAAGGGGAAGTGTACGGTTCACAAGCGGCATATTTGGCTTATCAAGTGGCAGAAGAGCTACTTGCAAGTCGTCACACAATTAGTCAAATTTTCTTTTTCCAAAATGGAGTGAGTAATGCTAACCGTTTAGTTGAACCCGCCAGTGATGAGGTCAATTTAGTGGAAAAATGGCAAAAATTGGCTGAAAGACATTCTCTACCCCTGCACTTGTGTATTTCAGCCGCCCAACGCCGAGGCATTACGGAGCAAAACCTTGCTAAAGGGTTCATACTTGCAGGTTTAGGCGAATTTACCCAAGCAACACTCACCGCTGACCGACTGCTGACCTTCTAA
- a CDS encoding helix-turn-helix transcriptional regulator, giving the protein MTNKFNPLSDEDHAILASYFPVVDGIAALLGEHCEIVLHSLEFLEHSAIYIVNGHNTNRKIGSPITDRALWSLHHMQTDSVSKPYFTKAKGGVLMKSITIAIRNGKQHVIGLICININLDVPMSQFLNSFIAPQEADSSVNFASSVEDLVAQTIENTVEEIQNNRNVANNNKNRQIVTALFEKGIFDIKDAINQVAERLDISRHTVYLYIRQIKQDNDE; this is encoded by the coding sequence ATGACAAACAAATTCAACCCTCTTTCTGACGAAGATCATGCCATTTTAGCGTCCTACTTTCCTGTTGTGGACGGCATTGCCGCCTTACTTGGCGAGCATTGCGAAATTGTATTGCATTCTTTAGAATTTCTTGAACACTCTGCCATCTATATCGTCAATGGCCACAATACCAACCGCAAAATAGGCTCCCCAATTACAGATAGAGCACTATGGTCATTACATCATATGCAAACTGATAGCGTCTCCAAGCCGTACTTCACCAAAGCCAAAGGTGGTGTGTTGATGAAGTCTATCACGATCGCCATTCGCAACGGCAAGCAGCATGTTATCGGGCTAATTTGCATCAACATCAATCTTGATGTGCCAATGTCACAATTTCTCAACAGCTTTATTGCCCCACAGGAGGCTGACAGTAGCGTAAATTTCGCCAGTTCTGTGGAGGATCTTGTTGCACAAACGATTGAAAATACGGTTGAAGAAATCCAAAACAATCGTAACGTAGCAAATAACAATAAAAATCGCCAAATTGTCACTGCATTGTTTGAAAAAGGCATTTTCGATATCAAAGATGCAATCAACCAAGTGGCTGAACGGCTCGATATTTCTCGCCACACCGTTTATCTCTATATTCGGCAGATCAAACAGGACAATGACGAATGA
- the fkpA gene encoding FKBP-type peptidyl-prolyl cis-trans isomerase, with protein sequence MLKAKLSALAIITSALFVSQTATADKADPKFVDESSYAVGVLMGKNIEDVIQSQKDLFTYDQDRILAGVQDTLKKTGKLTEEDLKKQLENLDKYLRDQEAKIQAEKTKVTTEAGDKFRADYEKKAGVKKTASGLLYKIEKAGEGDSPKATDTVKVHYKGTLTDGTVFDSSYDRKEPIEFQLNQLIPGWIEAIPMLKKGGKMEIVLPPQLGYGDRPAGKIPASSTLVFEIELLDFKAAK encoded by the coding sequence ATGTTAAAAGCGAAACTTTCTGCTCTTGCGATTATCACAAGTGCTCTTTTTGTTTCTCAAACCGCAACCGCTGATAAAGCCGACCCTAAATTCGTTGATGAGTCATCCTATGCTGTTGGCGTATTGATGGGGAAAAACATTGAAGATGTCATTCAATCGCAAAAAGACTTATTCACCTACGATCAAGACCGCATCTTAGCGGGCGTTCAAGATACCCTTAAAAAAACAGGGAAACTAACCGAAGAAGATCTTAAAAAACAACTTGAAAACTTAGATAAGTATCTTCGCGATCAAGAAGCGAAGATCCAAGCAGAAAAAACCAAAGTCACCACCGAAGCAGGCGATAAATTCCGTGCTGACTATGAGAAAAAAGCAGGCGTGAAAAAAACCGCATCCGGCTTGCTCTACAAAATTGAAAAAGCTGGCGAAGGCGACTCACCAAAAGCGACCGATACCGTTAAAGTCCACTACAAAGGCACGCTAACAGACGGCACGGTTTTCGACAGCTCTTACGATCGTAAAGAGCCTATTGAATTCCAATTAAATCAGCTAATCCCAGGCTGGATTGAAGCGATTCCTATGCTGAAAAAAGGCGGTAAAATGGAAATCGTACTTCCACCACAACTCGGCTACGGCGATCGCCCAGCAGGAAAGATCCCAGCAAGTTCTACCTTAGTATTTGAAATTGAATTGTTGGATTTTAAAGCCGCAAAGTAA
- a CDS encoding SlyX family protein — translation MLTNFDQLLAHLAELETKVAFQEQTIDELNQALIDQQFTLDKMQHQLRHLAEKLHGVQGSNIASRAEETPPPHY, via the coding sequence ATGTTGACAAATTTTGACCAACTTCTTGCCCATTTAGCCGAGTTAGAAACCAAAGTGGCTTTCCAAGAACAAACGATTGACGAACTTAATCAAGCATTGATTGACCAACAGTTTACGTTGGATAAAATGCAACATCAGTTGCGTCATTTAGCGGAAAAGCTACACGGTGTGCAAGGCAGTAATATTGCCAGTCGAGCAGAAGAAACGCCGCCACCGCATTATTAA
- a CDS encoding thiol:disulfide interchange protein DsbA/DsbL, with protein MMRKLLLLWSLLAFALPTHADDKRSDPPKDLQKEPLFKDGKGYYSYKKPLDIALPEGKVLIQYFYRYGCEVCLNGDDYLKLYAERNRDKVVLVRSPAFEKWSEFTARMNATFIEFGRPDLSDKYLFDSASRKKEQSLVENNEAIQRWLAQNGVNIDKFYHIFSSEAVKKRVEQDLSHYQQYSPPINPIAVLNGKYILIHNTLYNDDYTYAVLDFLVEKLQQEKQENK; from the coding sequence ATAATGAGGAAATTGTTGCTTTTATGGAGCTTGTTGGCATTTGCTTTGCCAACACATGCCGATGACAAGCGGTCAGATCCGCCGAAAGATTTGCAAAAGGAACCGCTTTTTAAAGATGGTAAAGGTTACTATTCTTATAAAAAACCGCTAGATATTGCGTTACCAGAAGGCAAAGTCTTAATTCAATATTTTTATCGTTATGGCTGTGAAGTATGCTTGAACGGCGATGACTACTTGAAATTATATGCGGAACGAAATCGTGATAAAGTGGTGTTGGTGCGTTCGCCTGCGTTTGAAAAATGGAGCGAATTTACCGCCCGAATGAACGCTACTTTTATTGAGTTCGGTCGCCCTGACTTGAGCGATAAATATTTATTTGATAGTGCGAGCCGTAAAAAAGAACAAAGTTTGGTCGAAAATAATGAGGCAATTCAACGTTGGTTAGCACAAAATGGTGTCAATATTGATAAGTTCTACCATATATTTTCTTCTGAAGCGGTGAAAAAACGGGTGGAGCAAGATCTGTCGCATTATCAACAATATTCTCCGCCAATTAACCCGATTGCGGTATTAAATGGAAAGTATATTTTAATTCATAATACCCTGTATAACGATGACTATACTTATGCAGTGTTAGATTTTTTAGTCGAAAAATTACAACAAGAAAAGCAGGAGAACAAATAA
- the mtnN gene encoding 5'-methylthioadenosine/S-adenosylhomocysteine nucleosidase → MKIGIIGAMAQEVDILRSYMQEPKTTEIAGCTIYEGKINNTNVALLQSGIGKTAAAIGTTLLLQLTKPDMVINTGSAGGLDSNLQVGDIVISTEVRYHDVDVTAFGYEKGQLPANPAAFLPDAQLVELATKESQRAGLNAVSGLICSGDLFVNGADAINTIRTDFPTVAAVEMEAASIAQVCHAFGVPFVVIRAISDVADKASHLSFDEFLPLAAEKSSTIVLAVLNCLD, encoded by the coding sequence ATGAAAATAGGCATTATTGGTGCAATGGCACAGGAAGTCGACATTTTACGCAGCTATATGCAAGAGCCAAAAACCACTGAAATTGCAGGCTGTACGATTTACGAAGGCAAAATTAATAATACGAATGTAGCGTTATTACAGTCTGGCATTGGTAAAACGGCTGCCGCAATCGGCACGACCTTATTATTACAATTAACCAAGCCTGATATGGTGATCAACACGGGATCGGCGGGGGGCTTAGACTCAAATTTACAAGTGGGCGATATTGTGATCTCAACGGAAGTACGTTATCACGATGTTGATGTTACTGCTTTTGGCTATGAAAAAGGGCAGCTGCCAGCTAACCCAGCAGCATTCTTACCCGATGCTCAGTTGGTTGAACTGGCCACCAAAGAGAGCCAACGAGCGGGGTTAAATGCCGTTTCAGGCCTGATTTGCAGCGGTGATCTCTTTGTGAACGGGGCGGATGCGATTAATACCATCCGTACCGATTTCCCAACGGTTGCGGCGGTGGAAATGGAGGCGGCATCGATCGCCCAAGTTTGTCACGCTTTTGGGGTACCATTTGTGGTGATTCGGGCGATTTCAGATGTGGCAGATAAAGCGTCCCACCTTTCTTTCGATGAATTTTTACCGCTCGCGGCAGAAAAATCGTCCACCATTGTACTTGCGGTATTGAACTGCTTAGATTAA
- the rimO gene encoding 30S ribosomal protein S12 methylthiotransferase RimO translates to MNSTPNIGFISLGCPKNLVDSERILTELRADGYNIIPSYEGADLVIVNTCGFIDSAVQESLESIGEALENNGKVIVTGCLGAKENQIREVHPQVLEITGPHSYEAVMTHVHKYVPKPEYNPYVNVVPKQGVKLTPKHYAYLKISEGCDHRCTFCIIPSMRGDLDSRSIVQVLDEAKRLVEAGVKEILVVSQDTSAYGLDKKKENATKTVFWNGMPIKNDLITLCEQLGSLGAWVRLHYVYPYPHVDNLIPLMASGKILPYLDIPLQHASPKILKAMKRPGSIDRTLERIKKWREICPELTLRSTFIVGFPGETEEDFQLLLDFLQEAQLDRVGCFKFSPVDGAVATDMPDQVPEEVKEERFHRFMQLQQQISANRLQQKVGRTLSVIIDEIDDEGIIGRSMADAPEIDGMVYIDNLSEKEVKVGQIIEVKITNADEYDLWGTC, encoded by the coding sequence ATGAATTCAACGCCAAATATTGGTTTTATAAGTTTAGGCTGCCCGAAAAACCTTGTGGATTCTGAACGAATTTTAACGGAATTACGTGCCGATGGTTACAACATTATCCCAAGCTATGAAGGGGCGGATTTAGTGATTGTAAACACTTGTGGTTTTATTGATAGTGCGGTGCAAGAATCACTGGAATCTATCGGCGAAGCCTTGGAAAACAACGGCAAAGTGATTGTGACTGGCTGCCTTGGGGCGAAAGAGAACCAAATTCGTGAAGTGCATCCGCAAGTGTTGGAAATTACAGGTCCACACAGCTATGAAGCGGTGATGACTCATGTGCATAAATATGTGCCGAAGCCTGAATATAACCCTTATGTGAATGTCGTGCCAAAACAGGGCGTGAAACTTACCCCGAAACATTATGCTTATTTGAAAATTTCTGAAGGTTGCGATCACCGTTGCACGTTCTGCATTATTCCGTCTATGCGTGGCGACTTAGATAGCCGTTCGATTGTGCAAGTGCTAGACGAGGCCAAACGCCTTGTAGAAGCGGGTGTGAAAGAAATCTTGGTGGTGTCGCAAGATACGTCTGCTTATGGCTTAGATAAGAAAAAAGAAAATGCGACGAAAACGGTGTTTTGGAATGGTATGCCGATCAAAAATGATTTGATCACCCTTTGCGAACAGCTTGGCTCGCTCGGGGCTTGGGTGCGTTTGCATTATGTGTATCCGTATCCACACGTGGATAATCTCATTCCATTGATGGCAAGCGGTAAAATTTTGCCGTATTTGGACATTCCACTCCAACACGCCAGCCCGAAAATCTTAAAGGCAATGAAGCGTCCAGGTTCCATTGATCGCACCTTAGAACGCATTAAGAAATGGCGTGAAATTTGCCCTGAATTGACTTTGCGTTCAACATTCATTGTTGGCTTCCCAGGTGAAACAGAAGAAGATTTCCAACTGTTGCTCGATTTCTTACAAGAAGCACAGCTCGATCGCGTTGGTTGCTTTAAATTCAGCCCTGTGGACGGTGCGGTAGCGACAGATATGCCCGATCAAGTGCCAGAAGAGGTGAAAGAAGAACGTTTCCACCGTTTTATGCAGCTGCAACAGCAAATTTCAGCGAACCGCTTGCAACAAAAAGTGGGCAGAACCTTGTCTGTGATTATTGATGAAATTGATGACGAAGGTATTATCGGTCGCTCAATGGCGGACGCCCCTGAAATTGATGGTATGGTGTATATCGATAATTTGTCAGAAAAAGAGGTGAAAGTCGGTCAAATTATCGAAGTCAAAATTACAAACGCAGACGAATATGATCTGTGGGGGACATGTTAG
- a CDS encoding adhesin encodes MLDENGCASVIRFEQAVKTKDYELACAELLGILAKIDSNFGGFQNIECDFPLQLANLEQDKAVHFCTRVATAIIQLFVDPDFMISDVGTLRFLAFQRWIGLIFASSPYVNADHVLQTYNRNAQRESISEIFLEDNRAYLNKFCILYLPESNITLNLDALWDIDPELCVSLCFALQSPRVLHTEQAYAKRAAILQWLPEKLLQISSLNNLPTNIAHDVYMHCSYDAAPHKHQVKKALNDVIRRHLLSLGWEDRDVQKMGSQNGKPVMVVLLEHFHSSHAIYRAYSASLTAAKAFFHIIGLSDGDIDQTGREVFDEFYLLNGNHIIDRLEQIKDLCERNGAAIFYMPSIGMDITSICASNARFAPIQVVGLGHPATTNSSFIDYAIVEDDYVGLEQCFSESLLRLPTNALPYVPVSPQFASTVLSVRDNPDVVNIGIALTTMQLNPYFLDVCKAIYERANVEIRFHFICTQSIGITQPYVERFISSYLGDSAVSYPYMPYEQYQHILSRCDMVLYPFPFSTVSGAIEMATFGLVGVCKTGNEVHEHLNQGVFKRLGLPEWLVAENVDQYVERAVRLAENHQERIALRHHISDSNVLQTLFNGEPSQMGLVLLQKLAEWAEQNHIEFAFSIPAKKRTTRKTAKVSAKKAEDNVTTKPAKKSVTKTKSEPKKAETKKANTKKKASPLKEAAEQLKKKEKK; translated from the coding sequence ATGTTAGATGAGAACGGTTGTGCCAGTGTGATTCGCTTTGAGCAAGCAGTTAAAACTAAAGATTATGAACTGGCTTGTGCTGAATTGCTCGGAATTCTTGCGAAAATTGACAGCAATTTCGGTGGTTTTCAAAATATTGAATGCGATTTTCCATTGCAGTTGGCGAATCTAGAACAGGATAAAGCGGTTCATTTTTGTACCAGGGTCGCAACGGCAATCATTCAGCTATTTGTTGATCCTGATTTTATGATTTCAGATGTGGGAACATTGCGTTTTCTTGCTTTCCAGCGTTGGATTGGTTTGATTTTTGCCAGTTCACCGTATGTTAATGCGGATCATGTACTGCAGACTTATAACCGTAATGCACAGAGAGAAAGCATATCTGAAATTTTCTTGGAAGATAATCGTGCTTATTTAAATAAATTTTGTATTCTCTATTTGCCTGAATCGAACATTACTCTGAATTTGGATGCGCTTTGGGATATTGATCCAGAATTGTGCGTCTCCCTTTGTTTTGCATTGCAGTCACCACGTGTGCTGCATACTGAGCAAGCCTATGCTAAACGAGCCGCTATTTTGCAGTGGTTGCCAGAAAAATTACTGCAGATCTCTTCGTTAAATAATCTACCAACTAATATTGCTCACGATGTTTATATGCATTGTAGCTATGATGCTGCACCACATAAACATCAGGTTAAAAAAGCGTTGAATGACGTTATTCGCCGCCATTTGCTCTCTTTAGGGTGGGAAGATCGTGATGTGCAAAAAATGGGTAGTCAAAATGGTAAGCCAGTTATGGTGGTGCTATTGGAGCATTTCCATTCATCACATGCCATTTATCGTGCTTACTCAGCGTCACTGACTGCCGCTAAAGCATTTTTCCATATTATTGGATTAAGTGACGGTGATATCGATCAAACGGGCAGAGAAGTCTTTGACGAGTTCTATTTATTAAATGGCAATCATATTATTGATCGACTTGAGCAAATTAAAGATCTCTGTGAGCGTAATGGTGCGGCTATTTTCTATATGCCAAGTATTGGTATGGATATTACTTCAATTTGTGCAAGTAATGCCCGTTTTGCCCCAATACAAGTCGTTGGATTAGGGCATCCAGCCACGACAAATTCGAGCTTTATTGATTATGCGATAGTGGAGGACGACTATGTTGGCTTAGAGCAATGTTTTAGTGAGTCATTGCTTCGTTTACCAACAAATGCACTGCCTTATGTGCCAGTATCACCGCAATTTGCTTCAACAGTCTTATCTGTGCGTGACAACCCTGATGTGGTGAATATTGGTATTGCATTGACCACGATGCAATTGAATCCTTACTTTTTGGACGTTTGTAAAGCGATTTATGAGCGTGCGAATGTGGAAATACGATTCCATTTCATCTGCACTCAATCAATCGGCATTACTCAGCCTTATGTTGAACGCTTCATCAGCAGTTATTTAGGCGATTCAGCGGTCTCTTATCCATATATGCCATACGAACAATATCAACACATCTTAAGCCGTTGCGATATGGTGCTTTATCCATTCCCATTTAGTACTGTGAGTGGGGCTATCGAGATGGCAACATTTGGGCTTGTTGGTGTTTGCAAAACAGGTAATGAAGTGCATGAACATCTTAATCAAGGTGTATTTAAACGTCTTGGCTTGCCTGAATGGTTGGTGGCAGAAAACGTGGATCAGTACGTTGAGCGAGCAGTTCGTTTAGCAGAAAATCATCAAGAGCGTATAGCTTTACGCCATCATATTTCTGATAGTAACGTGCTACAAACCTTATTTAATGGAGAACCAAGCCAAATGGGGTTGGTGTTGCTACAAAAACTGGCTGAATGGGCTGAGCAAAATCATATTGAGTTTGCATTTAGCATTCCTGCGAAGAAAAGAACTACTCGAAAAACAGCAAAAGTGTCAGCGAAAAAAGCAGAAGATAACGTTACAACGAAACCTGCGAAAAAGTCGGTAACGAAAACTAAATCCGAGCCTAAAAAAGCAGAAACTAAAAAAGCAAACACAAAGAAAAAAGCGTCTCCACTGAAAGAAGCTGCAGAGCAGTTAAAGAAAAAAGAGAAGAAATAG